From Saccopteryx leptura isolate mSacLep1 chromosome 3, mSacLep1_pri_phased_curated, whole genome shotgun sequence, one genomic window encodes:
- the LOC136399339 gene encoding zinc finger protein 420-like has product MMSSGLQLLKPLTFRDVTFRDVAVEFSQEEWECLDPAQQKLYMDVMLENYRNLVSLAMPSEYNQILFQKPGMEHFFSKIILSTHNGDRSYQCNEHWEIFHQESIPNQNEKTSFPGNHYKHGEVFNQMSHSNIHHVIHVVKKTNEKSKCVKSFKQSSNHTEDKNIHTEQEAFTYNSCKRAFSEMFNVSRLKKVHTGDKLYKYKECGKTFHWHSGLNLHERNIHIQLRPYKCRECDKAFSHSSTLTVHQRIHTGEKPYKCRECGKAFRSSSILTKHQRVHTGEKPYKCRECGKAFSVSSNLTQHSRLHIGDKPYQCRECGKTFSMSSHLTQHQRIHSGEKPYKCEACGKDFTCRSGLTAHEVIHTGVKPYQCRACSKAFSHFSTLSIHQRIHTGDKPYQCRECGKAFRSSSILTKHQRVHTGEKPYKCRECDRTFSFSSNLIKHRRLHTGEKPYKCIECGKAFNQLTFLTQHQRIHTGEKPYKCEACGKDFTWRSGLTAHEVIHTGARPYQSRPGSRTVERSYQCRECGKAFSKSSHLIQHQRIHTGEKPYKCKECGKAFSFSSNLTQHQRVHTGEKPYQCRECGKAFNCSSNLTQHQRIHTGEKPYKCEACGKNFTCRSGLTAHKVIHTGARPYKCRDCSKAFNQFSTLTIHQRIHTGDKPYQCRECGKAFRSSSILTQHQRVHTGEKPYK; this is encoded by the exons CTATGCCATCTGAATACAACCAGATTTTGTTTCAAAAGCCAGGAATGGAacatttcttctctaaaataatacTG AGTACACATAATGGAGACAGAAGTTATCAATGCAATGAACATTGGGAAATTTTTCACCAAGAATCAATTCCtaatcaaaatgagaaaacttcGTTTCCAGGAAACCATTATAAACATGGAGAAGTGTTTAACCAAATGTCACATTCTAATATTCATCATGTTATTCATGTTGTGAAGAAAACTAATGAAAAAAGTAAATGTGTCAAATCTTTTAAGCAATCTTCAAATCATACTGAAGATAAGAATATTCATACTGAGCAGGAAGCTTTCACTTACAATTCATGTAAGAGAGCTTTCAGTGAAATGTTCAATGTAAGTAGACTTAAAAAAGTCCATACTGGAGataaactttataaatataaagaatgtGGTAAAACATTTCATTGGCATTCAGGTCTTAATTTACATGAGAGAAATATTCACATCCAACTAAGACCTTATAAATGCAGAGAATGTGACAAAGCCTTTAGCCATTCCTCAactcttactgtacatcaaagaattcacacaggagagaaaccatacaaatgtagagaatgtggcaaagcctttagaagTTCTTCAATTCTTACAAAACATCAGAGAGTTCATACCGGTGAGAAACCttataaatgtagagaatgtgggaaagcctttagcGTTTCCTCAAACCTTACTCAACATAGTAGGCTGCATATTGGAGACAAGCCATAtcaatgtagagaatgtggcaaaacttTTAGTATGTCATCTCACCTTACtcaacatcagagaattcacagtggagagaagccttacaaatgtgaagCATGTGGTAAAGACTTTACCTGCCGTTCAGGTCTTACTGCACATGAGGTAATTCATACTGGAGTGAAACCTTACCAATGCAGAGCATGTAGCAAAGCCTTTAGCCATTTCTCAACTCTCAgtatacatcaaagaattcacacaggagacaaACCATAccaatgtagagaatgtggcaaagccttcagAAGTTCGTCAATTCTTACTAAACATCAGAgagttcatactggagagaagccctataaatgtagagaatgtgacAGAACCTTTAGCTTTTCCTCAAACCTTATTAAACATCGGAGACTTCATACTGGAGAAAAGCCATATAAATGTAtagaatgtgggaaagcctttaaccagttgacattccttactcaacatcagagaattcatacaggagagaagccttacaaatgtgaagCATGTGGAAAAGACTTTACCTGGCGTTCAGGTCTTACTGCACATGAGGTAATTCATACTGGAGCGAGACCTTACCAATCCAGACCAGGCAGTCGCACAGTGGAGAGATCTTACCAAtgcagagaatgtggcaaagcctttagcaaGTCATCACACCTTATTCaacatcaaagaattcatactggtgagaaaccttataaatgtaaagaatgtgggaaagcctttagcTTTTCCTCAAACCTTACTCAACATCAGAGAgttcatacaggagagaagccctatcaatgtagagaatgtggcaaagcctttaactGTTCCTCAAACCTTACtcaacatcagagaattcatacaggagagaagccttacaaatgtgaagCATGTGGAAAAAACTTTACCTGCCGCTCAGGTCTTACTGCACATAAGGTAATTCATACTGGAGCGAGACCTTACAAATGCAGAGATTGTAGCAAAGCCTTTAACCAGTTCTCAACTCTTactatacatcaaagaattcacacaggagacaaACCATAccaatgtagagaatgtggcaaagcctttagaagTTCATCAATTCTTACTCAACATCAGAgagttcatactggagagaagccttacaaatga